In one window of Tumebacillus algifaecis DNA:
- a CDS encoding TetR/AcrR family transcriptional regulator → MTDESKPIPARVSDPQLVEQRRRQIVQAAVDLFVEKGFHKTTTREIAKASGLGIGTLYEYVHSKEDVLYLVCAYIHGEMKRRLDEVLHGAEQGRELLVLSIRHFFACVDELQDYVLLIYQETKSLPAAQLKLVLRQETEITELFVDILERGRADGSLMLAPESVKLFAHNIVVLAQMWTFRRWALHRDYSLEQYTEKQTSLLLQEISPSSM, encoded by the coding sequence ATGACAGACGAATCGAAACCGATTCCTGCACGCGTGTCCGATCCGCAACTGGTCGAGCAACGGCGTCGTCAGATCGTTCAGGCGGCCGTTGACCTGTTTGTGGAGAAGGGGTTCCACAAGACGACGACTCGCGAAATCGCCAAGGCGAGCGGTCTTGGCATCGGAACGCTCTACGAATATGTGCATTCGAAAGAGGACGTGCTCTATCTGGTCTGTGCGTACATTCACGGTGAGATGAAGCGCCGGCTCGACGAAGTGCTACATGGTGCAGAGCAGGGCCGGGAATTGCTCGTGTTGTCGATTCGGCACTTTTTTGCCTGTGTGGACGAATTGCAAGATTACGTGTTGCTCATCTATCAGGAAACAAAGTCGCTGCCGGCGGCGCAATTGAAACTCGTACTGCGTCAAGAAACGGAGATCACCGAACTATTTGTTGACATCTTGGAGCGTGGGCGTGCAGACGGCTCGCTGATGCTTGCACCTGAAAGTGTAAAGCTTTTCGCGCACAATATTGTGGTTTTAGCCCAGATGTGGACGTTCCGCCGCTGGGCGTTGCACCGAGATTATTCGCTCGAACAATATACTGAGAAACAAACGTCTTTATTGCTTCAGGAGATCAGCCCATCGTCGATGTAA
- a CDS encoding YqgQ family protein: MELNTHQELMKVREFLKQYAIIVYTGSPLDDIVLMDLELEDLYEDKHLEASEYTKFKLALRRAYSELENGRQR, encoded by the coding sequence ATGGAGCTCAATACCCATCAGGAACTGATGAAAGTCCGAGAGTTCCTCAAACAGTACGCGATCATCGTCTATACGGGCAGCCCACTCGATGACATCGTGCTGATGGATTTGGAACTGGAGGACCTCTATGAAGACAAGCACTTAGAGGCAAGCGAATATACCAAATTCAAGCTGGCCCTGCGCCGCGCCTACTCAGAATTGGAAAATGGACGTCAGCGCTAA
- a CDS encoding DUF3109 family protein, with protein MKSRYRFVGTPLPLTENEAYHLHKYWKKGRRDGTIRAWKGFDIDSKALLTPVLLDCRNCHHAHHESCCEGGFPFPPAHEQTELLELHLPELTKRHLHRDKQEQLQQQGLYERHQETTGLPTIATFKNDCLFCEVEGAGPACAAHRYALEEQLLPEQVKPFSCALFPLEWIVEEGGRLLITALNEETARFSRWGSAYRHDFVCANLPLRLRASDKGAPKVSENIRAGLLADAFAPDRYRPVYQEMKEILCRTYGDELWQEIEASYQPT; from the coding sequence ATGAAATCGCGTTACCGCTTTGTCGGCACTCCGTTGCCGCTGACTGAAAATGAGGCATATCACCTGCACAAGTATTGGAAAAAGGGACGGCGGGACGGGACGATCCGGGCATGGAAAGGTTTCGACATCGACAGCAAGGCGCTGCTAACACCTGTGTTGCTCGACTGCCGCAACTGTCACCATGCGCATCATGAATCGTGTTGTGAAGGAGGGTTCCCCTTTCCGCCCGCTCACGAGCAGACCGAATTGCTGGAGTTGCACCTGCCGGAGTTGACGAAGCGCCATTTGCACCGGGACAAGCAAGAGCAGCTTCAGCAGCAGGGGCTCTATGAACGCCATCAGGAGACGACAGGTCTGCCAACGATCGCAACCTTTAAGAACGACTGCCTGTTCTGCGAGGTTGAGGGGGCCGGACCAGCCTGTGCCGCGCACCGCTATGCGCTGGAGGAGCAACTCCTGCCTGAACAGGTAAAACCGTTTTCCTGCGCTCTGTTTCCGCTCGAATGGATCGTCGAGGAGGGTGGGCGTCTGCTGATCACGGCGCTAAATGAGGAGACGGCTCGTTTCTCGCGCTGGGGGAGCGCCTATCGTCATGATTTTGTCTGTGCCAACTTGCCGCTGCGCCTGCGGGCGTCCGACAAAGGCGCGCCGAAGGTGAGTGAAAATATTCGAGCAGGGCTCTTAGCAGACGCTTTTGCGCCCGACCGATATCGCCCGGTCTATCAGGAAATGAAAGAGATTCTCTGCCGCACCTATGGAGACGAACTGTGGCAGGAGATCGAAGCCTCGTACCAACCTACGTGA